A genomic segment from Propionibacteriaceae bacterium ZF39 encodes:
- a CDS encoding VOC family protein: MSMVLDRCADQDVLPETDAVEAMPKWRLVQGRMHLVVKFADFRRAASFVAKIGEMAEDADHHPEIDIRWNRVHLALSSHDVHGITCRDVRLGNAIVPLIKIFDGAIDAAPFSETQITIDTADVEAIRPFWAAVYGYRPLNDGDLVDPARTGPRIFFKPARVSPLERNRVHVDIFVPADQAEERVAAGLAAGGRVVDDAQAPSWWVLADAEGNEACICTWQPAPNASAPAPTDGSRIIPVS; encoded by the coding sequence AAGTGGCGGCTGGTGCAGGGCCGGATGCACCTGGTGGTGAAATTCGCGGACTTCCGACGTGCGGCCAGTTTCGTGGCGAAGATCGGCGAGATGGCCGAGGACGCCGATCATCATCCCGAGATCGACATCCGCTGGAATCGCGTACACCTGGCTCTCAGCTCCCACGACGTCCACGGCATCACGTGCCGTGATGTTCGCCTGGGCAACGCGATCGTGCCGCTGATCAAGATCTTCGACGGAGCGATTGACGCGGCGCCCTTCTCCGAGACCCAGATCACGATCGACACGGCCGATGTGGAAGCGATCCGGCCGTTCTGGGCTGCGGTCTATGGCTATCGCCCGCTCAATGACGGCGACCTCGTCGATCCGGCGCGCACCGGCCCCCGCATCTTCTTCAAGCCCGCCCGCGTCTCCCCACTCGAGCGCAACCGCGTCCACGTCGACATCTTCGTTCCCGCCGACCAGGCCGAGGAGCGGGTGGCGGCCGGGCTCGCCGCCGGTGGCCGCGTCGTGGACGATGCCCAGGCGCCGTCCTGGTGGGTGCTGGCCGATGCCGAGGGCAATGAGGCATGCATCTGCACCTGGCAGCCCGCCCCGAATGCCAGCGCTCCGGCCCCCACCGACGGATCGAGGATCATTCCCGTCAGCTGA
- a CDS encoding bifunctional adenosylcobinamide kinase/adenosylcobinamide-phosphate guanylyltransferase: MTGGVRSGKSACAEGLLAAETQVSYLAPGPPWADDADWNARIESHRARRPAHWRTVENTDLAGAIRALESAALIDCFGTWLTGRLDALGAWDEAAGWQGRLSADISGVVEAWRECPHRLVGVTNEVGLGLVSEHRSGRIFADWLGRFNQQVAAVSDDVILVVAGRQLVL, translated from the coding sequence GTGACGGGGGGCGTACGCTCCGGAAAATCCGCCTGCGCGGAAGGGCTCCTCGCGGCGGAAACGCAGGTGAGCTATCTAGCGCCGGGCCCGCCCTGGGCCGACGATGCCGACTGGAACGCGCGCATCGAGTCCCATCGGGCTCGGCGACCGGCGCACTGGCGTACGGTCGAGAACACCGACCTCGCCGGGGCCATCCGTGCCCTGGAGTCCGCGGCGCTGATCGATTGCTTCGGGACCTGGCTGACCGGCCGGCTCGACGCGCTGGGCGCCTGGGACGAGGCCGCGGGTTGGCAGGGTCGCCTGTCGGCGGACATCTCGGGGGTCGTCGAGGCGTGGCGGGAGTGTCCGCATCGATTGGTCGGGGTCACCAACGAGGTCGGGCTGGGGCTGGTGTCGGAGCACCGGTCCGGGCGGATTTTCGCCGACTGGCTCGGACGGTTCAACCAGCAGGTCGCGGCCGTCAGCGACGACGTGATCCTGGTCGTCGCGGGGCGGCAGCTGGTCCTGTAG